In a genomic window of Helianthus annuus cultivar XRQ/B chromosome 10, HanXRQr2.0-SUNRISE, whole genome shotgun sequence:
- the LOC110884163 gene encoding probably inactive leucine-rich repeat receptor-like protein kinase IMK2, translating into MTMGITNKISLVITTTLFIQYSLALLHPIDFLALQSIKKSLEDMPGSTYFSSWDFTSDPCNFAGVFCVGQRVVTLNLGDPRAGTPGLSGRLDPDIGKLKNLVEFTLVPGRVMGAIPATLSELKNLRFIGISRNFISGEIPATLGELTGLRTLDLSYNQLTGNVPWAVGNLPALTNVVMCHNRLSGSVPAFVSQTLTRLDLKHNNLSGSIPPGFLPSSLQYLSLSWNRFSGPVDVLLSQLNRLNYLDLSLNRFTGPIPGSVFGFPISNLQLERNMFSGPVQPFNEVVIQTVDLSHNMLYGEVSPLFSSVKNLYLNYNRFTGSVPTTLVDRLLAGEVELLYLQHNYLTAVPMNPNAAIPMSSLLCLQYNCMVPPVQTSCPVEAGTQKTRPASQCMQWKG; encoded by the coding sequence ATGACAATGGGGATCACAAACAAAATATCTCTAGTGATTACAACCACATTGTTCATTCAATATTCATTAGCACTATTGCACCCCATTGATTTTTTAGCACTACAATCCATCAAAAAATCACTAGAAGACATGCCTGGTTCCACCTACTTTTCTTCATGGGACTTCACTTCCGATCCCTGTAACTTCGCAGGCGTGTTCTGCGTGGGCCAACGAGTCGTTACATTAAACCTCGGTGACCCGCGCGCTGGCACGCCTGGTCTGTCCGGACGACTTGATCCGGACATTGGAAAATTAAAAAATCTTGTTGAATTTACACTTGTACCCGGTCGGGTCATGGGTGCGATTCCCGCGACTTTATCGGAGTTGAAAAATCTCCGGTTTATCGGAATTAGCCGGAATTTTATCTCCGGCGAGATTCCGGCGACGTTGGGGGAGCTTACTGGGTTGAGGACACTTGATCTGAGTTATAATCAGCTCACCGGAAATGTTCCGTGGGCCGTCGGAAACTTACCGGCGTTAACTAACGTCGTTATGTGTCATAACCGGTTATCCGGTTCAGTACCGGCTTTTGTTTCTCAAACTCTAACCCGGTTGGACCTTAAACATAATAATTTATCCGGTTCAATACCTCCCGGTTTTTTACCTTCCTCGTTACAATATCTTTCTCTTTCTTGGAACCGGTTTTCTGGACCGGTTGATGTTTTATTATCTCAACTGAACCGGTTGAATTATTTGGATTTGAGTTTAAACCGGTTTACCGGTCCAATACCCGGTTCGGTTTTTGGTTTCCCGATTAGTAACCTTCAACTCGAGCGGAATATGTTTTCTGGGCCGGTTCAGCCGTTTAATGAAGTTGTGATCCAGACCGTTGATCTGAGCCATAACATGTTGTACGGAGAAGTGTCTCCATTGTTCTCAAGCGTAAAGAATCTTTACCTTAATTATAACCGGTTCACCGGTTCGGTTCCAACCACATTGGTGGACCGGTTGTTGGCTGGAGAGGTTGAGTTGTTGTACCTGCAACATAATTATTTGACCGCGGTTCCAATGAACCCGAACGCCGCGATCCCGATGAGTAGTTTGTTGTGTTTACAGTATAATTGTATGGTGCCACCGGTTCAGACCTCGTGCCCGGTTGAAGCCGGGACACAGAAGACCCGACCAGCGTCGCAGTGCATGCAATGGAAAGGGtaa
- the LOC110884162 gene encoding probable E3 ubiquitin-protein ligase ARI8 codes for MDSEDDMHDANDVDSYEEDYYSGDAMYSDDEDDADDEFLHNDSDDVLVSRQQKNYYTILKEDDISERQEEDITTICSVLSISRDSACMLLRGYNWNVSNVHEAWFANEDKVRKAVGLLDKTDVKLPKAGELLCGICFESYSVDKISSAACGHPFCNSCWTAYIGTSISDGPGCLTLRCPIPSCGAAVGVDMVNMLTSDEDKKKYRRYLLRSYIEDNRKTKWCPAPGCDCAIEFDLGSGSYDVTCHCSYSFCWNCTEEAHRPVDCETVSKWIMKNIAESENMNWILANSKPCPKCKRPIEKNQGCMHMTCNPPCKYEFCWLCLGQWSDHGERTGGFHACNRYESEGAYDESERRREMAKNSLERYTHYYERWATNQSSRQKALADLQQMRTVHLAKLSEKQCQPETQLKFIIEAWLQIVECRRVLKWTYAYGYYLPEQEHAKRQFFEYLQGEAEAGLERLHQCVEKELFTYLNDDCSQDAFNNFRTKLAGLTSVTRNYFENLVRALENGLSDVDAHAPSSKTSSSKNAVQYLYWFFG; via the coding sequence ATGGATTCGGAAGATGATATGCATGATGCGAACGATGTTGATTCTTATGAAGAAGATTATTATAGCGGCGATGCGATGTATAGTGACGACgaagatgatgctgatgatgagTTTTTGCATAATGATTCTGATGATGTGTTAGTTAGTCGCCAACAGAAGAATTATTATACTATATTGAAGGAAGATGATATAAGCGAACGCCAAGAGGAGGATATTACTACCATCTGTTCGGTTCTTTCGATTTCAAGAGATTCTGCGTGCATGCTTTTGCGCGGATATAATTGGAATGTTAGTAATGTTCATGAAGCATGGTTTGCTAATGAAGATAAAGTTCGAAAGGCCGTTGGTCTGTTGGATAAGACAGATGTTAAGTTACCAAAAGCTGGAGAGCTGCTTTGTGGGATCTGCTTTGAATCGTATTCGGTTGATAAGATTAGCTCCGCTGCTTGTGGCCATCCTTTTTGTAATTCATGCTGGACAGCTTACATTGGCACATCTATCAGTGATGGTCCTGGATGTTTGACATTAAGATGTCCCATACCATCATGTGGTGCTGCTGTCGGTGTCGACATGGTCAATATGTTGACTTCAGATGAAGACAAGAAGAAATATCGGCGATACCTTCTCAGATCATATATCGAGGACAATAGAAAGACAAAATGGTGTCCTGCTCCGGGCTGTGACTGTGCGATCGAGTTTGATCTCGGAAGTGGAAGCTATGATGTAACGTGCCATTGCTCATACAGCTTTTGTTGGAATTGTACAGAAGAAGCTCATCGCCCTGTGGACTGTGAAACCGTGTCCAAATGGATAATGAAAAACATCGCAGAGTCTGAAAATATGAATTGGATATTAGCTAATTCTAAGCCTTGTCCAAAGTGTAAACGTCCGATCGAGAAGAACCAAGGTTGTATGCACATGACTTGCAACCCTCCTTGCAAATACGAGTTTTGCTGGTTGTGTCTCGGTCAATGGTCAGATCATGGAGAGAGAACTGGTGGCTTTCATGCTTGCAATCGTTATGAGTCAGAGGGAGCGTATGATGAGTCTGAACGTCGACGAGAGATGGCAAAGAACTCTCTAGAGCGATACACTCACTATTATGAACGTTGGGCTACAAACCAATCATCGAGGCAAAAAGCTCTTGCGGATTTGCAACAAATGCGGACAGTTCATCTCGCAAAACTCAGCGAGAAGCAGTGTCAACCCGAGACACAATTGAAATTCATTATAGAAGCTTGGTTGCAGATAGTTGAATGCAGGCGCGTGTTAAAATGGACTTATGCATACGGGTATTACCTACCTGAGCAAGAACATGCAAAGAGGCAGTTTTTTGAGTACTTACAAGGTGAAGCAGAAGCTGGTTTAGAAAGGCTTCATCAATGTGTAGAGAAAGAATTGTTTACTTACCTCAACGATGATTGCTCTCAAGACGCCTTCAATAACTTCCGAACAAAGTTGGCTGGTTTGACTAGTGTCACGCGCAACTACTTCGAGAACTTAGTTCGAGCGCTTGAAAATGGTCTATCAGACGTCGATGCACATGCGCCATCAAGCAAGACAAGTAGCTCTAAGAATGCAGTCCAATATTTATATTGGTTTTTTGGTTAA
- the LOC110884161 gene encoding LEC14B protein — protein MFFRAWNTAIGDMGYALSRLEIDPDYSDSESSPVGDETDNPRSSSQNDLDHEVAQLTKMKSAPHKRLKRVVPRREEVTVSPVKMLAGREGNYSGRGRFSAADRCHMLNKYLPVKGPSIVDQLTTRAYVSQFSNDGSLFVAAFQGSHIKVYNAEMGWKLQKNIVAKSLRWTVTDTALSPDKRFLVYATMSPIVNIVNIGSAATESHANVTEIHEGLDFSSDDEVGYSFGIFSVKFSNDGRELVAGSSDDSIYVYDVEANKLSLRIQAHTSDVNSVCFADEASHLIYSGSDDNLCKVWDRRCLRSRGKPAGVLMGHLEGITFLDSRNDGRYFISNGKDQTIKLWDIRKMSSNATRTPAFRNYEWDYRWMDYPLRARNVKHPCDQSVATYKGHSVLRTLIRCYFSPEYSTGQKYIYTGSHDYCVYIYDLVSGAQVARLVHHKSTVRDCSWHPYYPTLVSSSFDGDIAKWEFPGNGENPIPMNNNNRRRRSHFE, from the exons ATGTTCTTTAGGGCTTGGAACACTGCCATAGGCGACATGGGTTACGCTCTCAGTAGATTGGAAATAGACCCCGATTATTCCGACAGTGAATCGTCTCCCGTTGGAGATGAAACCGACAATCCCCGATCTTCATCACAGAACGATTTGGATCATGAAGTTGCTCAACTAACAAAGATGAAGTCAGCACCCCATAAAAGATTAAAGCGGGTTGTTCCACGGAGAGAGGAAGTTACGGTTTCGCCCGTGAAGATGTTAGCGGGTCGAGAAGGGAATTATTCAGGTCGAGGACGTTTTTCTGCAGCAGATCGTTGTCATATGCTAAACAAATATTTGCCTGTTAAAGGTCCTTCTATTGTTGACCAGTTGACTACCCGGGCTTATGTATCACAATTTTCAAATGACGGTTCCCTTTTTGTTGCTGCATTTCAG GGAAGCCATATTAAAGTTTATAATGCTGAAATGGGGTGGAAACTTCAGAAGAATATTGTTGCTAAAAGCTTGCGATGGACGGTTACCGATACAGCCCTTTCACCAGATAAACGTTTCCTG GTTTATGCGACCATGTCTCCTATTGTCAACATTGTTAATATTGGATCTGCTGCAACGGAGTCTCATGCAAATGTAACG GAGATACATGAAGGCTTAGATTTTTCTAGTGACGATGAAGTTGGATATTCATTTGGAATTTTTTCTGTAAAATTTTCTAATGATGGCAGAGAGCTTGTAGCTGGAAGTAGTGATGATTCAATTTATGTTTATGATGTTGAAGCAAACAAACTTTCCCTTCGAATTCAAGCACATACG TCAGATGTAAACAGTGTATGCTTTGCCGATGAAGCCAGCCATCTGATATATTCTGGGAGTGATGATAATCTCTGCAAG GTGTGGGACAGACGTTGCTTGAGATCAAGAGGAAAACCAGCTGGAGTCCTAATGGGGCATCTAGAAGGAATTACGTTTCTTGACAGCCGTAACGATGGTCGTTATTTCATTTCAAATGGAAAAGATCAGACAATTAAGCTTTGGGATATCCGAAAAATGTCCTCGAATGCCACTCG TACTCCTGCGTTTAGGAACTACGAATGGGATTATAGATGGATGGACTACCCGCTCAGGGCACGAAATGTAAAGCATCCATGTGATCAATCTGTTGCCACATATAAAGGTCATTCGGTATTGCGTACACTTATACGCTGCTATTTTTCACCAGAATATAG CACCGGCCAGAAGTACATTTATACTGGATCTCATGATTATTGTGTTTATATATATGATTTG GTGAGCGGGGCTCAGGTTGCCAGACTTGTGCACCATAAATCAACAGTTAGAGACTGCAGTTGGCACCCATATTATCCAACACTCGTTAGCTCTTCATTTGATGGAGATATCGCAAAATGGGAATTCCCTGGTAACGGAGAGAACCCGATTCCcatgaataataataataggcGCCGCAGAAGCCATTTTGAATAA